Genomic DNA from Leptospira venezuelensis:
CCCGCATTTCTGAGCCTGGAAACAAAAACGCTGTCCTCAGATGGAACGTAATTTTTGTAGGCCCTCGAGCCAGAAGTGATCTTCTGTCCCTTTACATGATGTAATAAATCTTTAATGAGAAGTGGCACTCCATGAAAGGGTCCCTTAAGTATCTTGCCGGATCTCAACTCTTCTCTTGCTTTGTCGATTGTGTTCAAAACAACCGCATTCAATTCTGGATTGAATCTATTTATCTTTGCTTCAGAAAAATCTAATAATTCCTTGGGTTGGATCTTCTTCTTTCTGATCAGATCGGCAAGGCCTATACTATCATAGGAATCGAATGGAAATTTTGTAATACTCATATTCTTCCGCCAAAAGGGATTTAGGACCCGGTCGAAGTGGCAAATCCAAGGCAGAATCCTGGGAACCATTTACCGAATAAAATGCTCTAAGGGAGAGAGGCATAAAGCCTCGCCCACTAGGGTCAAGGATATTCCCCAGCCAACGGGAATTTTCATTTATAGAATCGTAGCTAAAATCAGGATGGGTAAATATCGGTGATCGGAATAATGGATTTATTGGCAAAATACGGCAAACTTAGACGCGGAAGCTGGGCGGTGCTCGTTTTCGTCTTTAGTTTGGCGATCGAGGCCGATACCGAACTAGACAAACAGTTTTTATCCGCGGTGAAAGAAGGGGACCTTCGTAAGGTCGAGTTACTTCTGAACCAAGGGGCTACCGTTGATGCCAAGGATGACGATGGCCGTACTGCGATCATGCTCGCAGAAGGTGAGGACGTCGTTGAGTTTCTCATTAAACATGGAGCAAATATCAATGCCCAGGATGTGGATGGAAACTCCGTATTATTCTATCGTTTACTTCCCATCTTAAAAGTAAAAATTCCGGATATGGACGATCTGGCTGAGGCAAAACGACTCATTGAGTCTGGCGCTCTCGTGGAATATTCTGCGCGCAAAGGTGAGGATCAAAAACCAGTTTCTCTTCTCAATATGGCGATCCGGAACCAGAGCCTCGTTCTAGTAAAATTTTTAATAGAGAATGGTGCTAACCCGAATCATGATCCCGGTGGGATCGAAGAATATCCACTCTTCTTGGCTGTTGGAGGCGCTTCATCTCCTTCAAATTTGGCGATTGCTGAGTATTTATTAGCAAACGGTTCAAAAGCAGTCTTTACTAGTAGATTAAAGGATGTTCATACTCCAAACGGAACACATCAGATTGGTGCAAGAAATGCATTTCACTATGCTACAGAGCCTAAACAAACCGACCCAAAAATTTTAGATGTTTTAGCAAAGGCTGGGACAAATCTGAATCATAGAGATGCAGAAGGAAAAACTCCTCTCATGGAAGCTATCCAAAGAAAAAATATTTCTGCAGCTCAGAAATTGATCCAGCTCGGATCCGATCTTACTCTTGCGGATAACCAAGGTAAGACGGTACTAGATCTGGCAAAAGAATATCATCTGGATGAAATAGAGCGGATTTTGGCCGAAAAACTTTCTTCCAAGACACAATAATACAAAATCTCTTTAGTATACAGTTTTTAGAGTATACCGAACTAATATTTCGGCATAGGATACTTTTTTCTAAAAACCTCTAACAATTGTAAGGTTGTCATGTAGATTCGTCGTCATATCAACGTTATATAGGCGAAAATTTCTTTCATGATCATTCCATGCGAAGACAAAGTTGATCCTCCTCTAGAAAATTCGGATACTAAAGCCAAAGAAAAAGCTTTAGGACAATTCTTCACGCCTTCTGCCCTGGTGAGCCCTATGTTGGAATGGGTTTCAGAAACCAAAGCTATCTTAGAAGGGAAAAAAATTAAAATTTTAGATCCAGGGACAGGAGAAGGAATTTTTTTCCAAGAATTCCAGGATCATTTTCCAAAACTAGATAGTGAATTTCACGGTTGGGAGATTGATCCAATACTACATGCGAAGTGTATACAAAACTTGGAGAAGGCGGGGATCTCCAAAAATCGTTTTCATTTGGTGTTAGGGGACTTCCTACAAAATGAAAAGAAAGAAAACTACGATATCATACTCTGCAATCCTCCTTATCTACGCCTCAGCCATTCTAAACATGGAAAAAAAATGATCCGTCAATTCGCGGAGGACATCAAGGAGGAGATTCCTGGGACAGCAAATTTGTATGTCTTCTTTTTACTTCGTATACTAAGGCTTTTAAGTCCTGGAGGAAGAGCCTCCATACTAGTTCCTTATGAATTCTTGAACGCTGGATATGGAGTTCCGATAAAAAAAGCGATTATTCAATCAGGATATCTTCGTCGTATACTTATCTTAGATTCTTCCTGGTCCTTGTTCACTGGAGCTGTGACTTCTTCTTGTATACTATACTTAGAAAATACAAGAGAGAAGGAAGAAGGTTTTCTTTGGTCAAGGACCTCTTCATTCATTAAAGGAGAAAGTATAGAGCTTTCCGAGATGATCTGGAGAAAAATCCGTCCTGATGCAGAAGCTAAGTGGACTAGATTATTGAGCGAAGACTCGGAACCGATACAAAACATAAAAAATGATGATAAAAATTCACCTAACAATAATTATGTGACTATGCCCGAAAAGAATCGTCAAGGATGGGTCCCTATCAAGGAATTTGGAAGTTTTAGGAGAGGAATTGCAACTGGTGACAATGGGTATTTTCTTTTATCCGAAAAAGACGCTTCGAACTTATCTATTCCTAAAAATTATCTAAGATCTTCTATCCCTAAAGCTCAGTATGCACTTTCTCCATTTTTTACAGGAGATGATTGGAACACTTTGAAATCTCAAGGGGCCAAGGTTTGGCTTCTAGATGCAAAAGAAGTTCCGAACCCCAATGAACAAGAAGGTATCAATAAGTATCTGGAAGAAGGAATAAAACGAGGTGTGCCTAAACGTTTTCTTCCTTCTAAAAGAAGGCCTTGGCATTCTCAGGAGAATAGAGGCCCTTGCAGAATTTTAGCTACTTCTTTCCATAGAGCGGAAGTTCGATTCGTGTTTAACCAAAGTCCTGCAGTTCATCTTACATGCTTTCATGGATTTTCCGCAAAACCTGAGTATGCTCATTTTGAAGAATACTTATTTGCTTATCTGATCACTCCTCATGTCCGCAAAGAATTGGAATCCAGAACTAGAGAGTATGCTCAAGGATTACGAAAAGTAGAGCCTGGAGACCTGAATTCTCTTCTTGTACCTGATTTCAGAAAATTAAAAGAAGCAGAGAAGGAGAAGATCGGAAAATTACTCCATAATTATAGGAATATGATCCGTCCTTGGACTCCTGGCCGCAGACAAAAAGGGGAAAAAGGGATCAGAAACCCGGAAGAAGAAGCAGTACTCAAAAGTATCGAGACTGAATTCTTAACCGGGCTATAATAGTAGTTATTTTAAATTTTTATAAAGTTTATCTAAAAGCCGAACTAGGTCCTTCTTTTCCGGCTCAGTAAAACCTTTATAAAGACCTGCAAGCAATGATCTGGAAATTCCAAGCATCACTGGACGTATAGAGTAAGCTTTTCGTGTAAGTTGTAAATTGACTACCCTTTGGTCTTGGGTATCTCTTACTCTCTCCACATAACCTAAATCTTGCAGTTTATCCACAAGAGCAGTGAGAGTAGACTTATCCCTATCTATCATCCGAGCTATGTCCTGCATCGGAACTCTTTTTGACATTGCAAGAGCGAATAGAATATCAGCATGGGTAGTGGTTAGCTGGCCCAGCCCCTTGTCCTTCAGTTCCGAATTCAAACGTCTATGGAATTCGTCCCTGATCCTAGAAATCAGATAAATAATCGTGCGAGGATTCATTTTAGAATTCCTTGCGATTAGGCGAATTGGTAGAGATAGATCACTTCACCGATAGCAGCAGGTTTTGCCGCACCTTCTACTTCGAAGCTAAGCTTTAGGGTCATTCTTGCAGTACCTCTTAAGTCCTTCAATTCAACCAATTCTGCCCTGAGTTTCAGCTTGGAACCTACCTTAACAGGATCTAAAAAGCGGAGTTTTTCCATTCCATAGTTAATCCCCATCTTGATGTTTCTTAATTCTAAGATCTGGCTTAGAAGATAAGGAGCCATAGAAAGTGTAAGATACCCGTGAGCGATTGTTGTCCCGAAAGGAGATTCTTTGGCGGCTCTTGCCGGGTCAGTATGGATCCATTGGTGGTCCAAGGTCGCGTTTGCGAATGTATCGATTTGTGCCTGGGTGATTTCGTGAGCGTCGGATACGCCTAGTTCTTTTCCTTCGTATGCCTGTAATTCTGCGAAGCTGGAGAGTACGAGTTTAGCCATTTGATTTTGTCCCTGTCAATGCTGGATCTATATGTCCAATATCCTGAGCCCATAAATAGTTTTGTCACCAACTTTTTAGGCAAAACCAGAACGACTGTTCTGTTTGGTTATTAAAGTTTTCATGCAGAGAAGAAGAGGAAAAAGAGTCGCAGAGAGGAATTGGCACGCAGAGGCGCAAAGACGCAGAGTTTTGTATAGGGTTACTTTAATAATATTTTTCCATGACTCTTGTGTTCTCTCCGCGGCTTCGCGTCTCTGCGTGAGAATAAGAGCGCTGTGTCTCTGCATGGAGTTTATTCATTTTATAAAAACTTAAAATACATTTTGAGAGATAGAACAGTCGTTCTGTTTTTTTCGAAAAAACTCTGCGTGATCTTTGCGGCTCTGACTACCGTATTGAAAGGCGTTCTCATTTCGAAAAAAGGAGAATTGTAAAATTCGAAAATGATAGAATCCGGTCTTCTGACCTCTTACAAAGGCCCCGTTCGGGATTTTAGATTGACATAGGCGAGTATAGGAGTTTGATAGAAGTTAGATATGGGAAGTTCGCCGGACCATCTAGGCCCCCTGCTAATTCAATTCCTCTTGGGAGTAGGATTCTCCGCTCTCATACTCGGACTCGCGTTCCTTCTAAACCCCAAAAAAAAATCCAAACCTCACGATACTTTTGAGTGCGGTGTGCCTTATTATGGGGATGCAAAAGGATTATTTAATATCAAGTTCTACTTGGTTGCAGTGCTGTTTATACTTTTCGATATAGAAGCGATCTTCCTTTTTCCATATGCCGTGAATTTAAAATCGTTCAAAGAGGCGGGACTTGGGAATTTTCTTCTGATAGAGATGTTTGTTTTTATTTTCACCCTCGTGGTTGGACTGTATTATATTCGGAAGAAGGGTGCCTTAGAATGGGATTAAACGAACAACTCGCTCAACCCGGATCGTCTTACGGAGATTCTTTTCAGATCGCTACGGTTGATTCCGTAATCAATTGGGGAAGAAGTTACTCCTTAT
This window encodes:
- a CDS encoding HsdM family class I SAM-dependent methyltransferase, whose amino-acid sequence is MIIPCEDKVDPPLENSDTKAKEKALGQFFTPSALVSPMLEWVSETKAILEGKKIKILDPGTGEGIFFQEFQDHFPKLDSEFHGWEIDPILHAKCIQNLEKAGISKNRFHLVLGDFLQNEKKENYDIILCNPPYLRLSHSKHGKKMIRQFAEDIKEEIPGTANLYVFFLLRILRLLSPGGRASILVPYEFLNAGYGVPIKKAIIQSGYLRRILILDSSWSLFTGAVTSSCILYLENTREKEEGFLWSRTSSFIKGESIELSEMIWRKIRPDAEAKWTRLLSEDSEPIQNIKNDDKNSPNNNYVTMPEKNRQGWVPIKEFGSFRRGIATGDNGYFLLSEKDASNLSIPKNYLRSSIPKAQYALSPFFTGDDWNTLKSQGAKVWLLDAKEVPNPNEQEGINKYLEEGIKRGVPKRFLPSKRRPWHSQENRGPCRILATSFHRAEVRFVFNQSPAVHLTCFHGFSAKPEYAHFEEYLFAYLITPHVRKELESRTREYAQGLRKVEPGDLNSLLVPDFRKLKEAEKEKIGKLLHNYRNMIRPWTPGRRQKGEKGIRNPEEEAVLKSIETEFLTGL
- a CDS encoding ankyrin repeat domain-containing protein, with the translated sequence MDLLAKYGKLRRGSWAVLVFVFSLAIEADTELDKQFLSAVKEGDLRKVELLLNQGATVDAKDDDGRTAIMLAEGEDVVEFLIKHGANINAQDVDGNSVLFYRLLPILKVKIPDMDDLAEAKRLIESGALVEYSARKGEDQKPVSLLNMAIRNQSLVLVKFLIENGANPNHDPGGIEEYPLFLAVGGASSPSNLAIAEYLLANGSKAVFTSRLKDVHTPNGTHQIGARNAFHYATEPKQTDPKILDVLAKAGTNLNHRDAEGKTPLMEAIQRKNISAAQKLIQLGSDLTLADNQGKTVLDLAKEYHLDEIERILAEKLSSKTQ
- a CDS encoding NADH-quinone oxidoreductase subunit A, with the protein product MGSSPDHLGPLLIQFLLGVGFSALILGLAFLLNPKKKSKPHDTFECGVPYYGDAKGLFNIKFYLVAVLFILFDIEAIFLFPYAVNLKSFKEAGLGNFLLIEMFVFIFTLVVGLYYIRKKGALEWD
- a CDS encoding MarR family winged helix-turn-helix transcriptional regulator, whose protein sequence is MNPRTIIYLISRIRDEFHRRLNSELKDKGLGQLTTTHADILFALAMSKRVPMQDIARMIDRDKSTLTALVDKLQDLGYVERVRDTQDQRVVNLQLTRKAYSIRPVMLGISRSLLAGLYKGFTEPEKKDLVRLLDKLYKNLK
- a CDS encoding MaoC family dehydratase: MAKLVLSSFAELQAYEGKELGVSDAHEITQAQIDTFANATLDHQWIHTDPARAAKESPFGTTIAHGYLTLSMAPYLLSQILELRNIKMGINYGMEKLRFLDPVKVGSKLKLRAELVELKDLRGTARMTLKLSFEVEGAAKPAAIGEVIYLYQFA